The region CCCGTGCGGCGCTCGGGTACGCCCGCGAGTCGGGGACCGACATCTGCGGGCAGTCCTATCTCCCGCTCGGCACCCACGACTTCGACGGCGTGCTGCGGCGCATCGAGCGGTCGGAGGCGGACGCCGTCCTGATGCTGCTGGTGGGCAGCGACGCGGTGCGTTTCAACCGGGCGTTCGCGGTGGCCGGACTCGACGAGCGCTGCCTGCGGCTGAGCACGCTGATGGACGAGAACATGCTGATGGCAAGCGGGCCGAGCACCACCTCGGACCTCTTCAGCACCGCGGGCTTCTTCGCCTCACTCGCGAATCAGGACACCCTCGACTTCCACGGCCAGTACGCCGGGAGGTACGGCATCGAGGCACCGGCGCTCGGAAGCCTCGGCGAATCCTGTTACGAGGGCGTCCTGTTGCTCGCCGCGCTCATCGCCCGGGCCGGGTCGCTCAACGTGTCGGCCATCGGGGCGACGGCCGACACCGTGTCGTACGAGGGACCGCGCGGACTGCTGCACCTGCGGGGCAGCCACGTACGGCAGCGGATCTATCTGGCACGGGCCGAAGGAGTCGACTTCGACGTGGTGGCCGAACTCGATCTTCACGGATCCCGCCCTTGACACGTTCGCACCCGCACCAAGATACTTCCCGCAGGAAGTAATTAGAATGCCTCGGGCGATCTGTGAATTCATGCACAGAATTCCGCCCCGGGCATTTTTTCTTGCCCGGAGAGAGCGGGAAGATACAGCCGGGAAAGTCCAGTGAAACGCCCTGGAAACAGGGCGACTTGAGGCTGTGACCGCACTTCAGGAACCAGCCGGTACACCATCAGCGGAAAGCTGGAGACTCGCGCGCCATCGCCGCCTCTGAAGGGCTGTCTCTTTCTTTCCGGCTGTCCCCTCATGGGACTTAGGGGGTTCTTTTGTCCAGCGTTTCCAGCGTTTCCAGCGGTTCCCGGCTTTCCCCGATCTCCAGCACCTCCAGGCGTCGGTTCATGGCCGGCACCGCGGCGCTCGCCGCGGTCGTCGCGCTCTCCGCGTGCGGCGCGAAGACCAACTCCGGCAGTACGTCCGACAAGGCGGCGCAGGCCGACACCAGCGGTGACACGATCAAGGTCGGACTCCTCAACTCCCTCTCCGGCACCATGGCGATCAGCGAGGTGACCGTACGCGATTCGCTGAAGCTGGCGATCGACGAGATC is a window of Streptomyces sp. NBC_00271 DNA encoding:
- a CDS encoding substrate-binding domain-containing protein; this encodes MFGSAPPPLDWFTADDSVLGVALVFPLQGSAGIFGPTCELCARLAAEEVNRAGGVLGKELRLLPVDGGASPSAVADHVEALVDLGVVQGVTGWHISSVRQALAPRVAHRVPYVYTALYEGGEHTAGVFLTSETPRDQLRPAMGLLAHERGVRRWFVVGNDYIWPRRTARAALGYARESGTDICGQSYLPLGTHDFDGVLRRIERSEADAVLMLLVGSDAVRFNRAFAVAGLDERCLRLSTLMDENMLMASGPSTTSDLFSTAGFFASLANQDTLDFHGQYAGRYGIEAPALGSLGESCYEGVLLLAALIARAGSLNVSAIGATADTVSYEGPRGLLHLRGSHVRQRIYLARAEGVDFDVVAELDLHGSRP